DNA from Eucalyptus grandis isolate ANBG69807.140 chromosome 5, ASM1654582v1, whole genome shotgun sequence:
GGCCATTAGTGAACACTAGCATTACCAGCTATGAAACATGGACAGTTGTTTTATCCCGGATGAGAAAGACAACATACTGCGtgacttgaaaacaaaaaagaaaaaggcaaggcTGTATACAGGAAAATAGTTTTCCTACAGCATATCCATGTCCTATATTCCGCATTTTCACTGAAATTGCATTACAAGAACATAGTTCGGAAGGAAAACTTTAGAAGCATCTGACTCTGTGACTCCATGCTTCTTGCTTCGAAATTGCAGAGTAACATGAACTTTTTCGGCAAGTGACAGAAATATCGAGGTATAAAAGAAACTAGACATACCTCAGGTTTCATACATTCAAAGTGAGCAACATATGGGCAATTCTTTTGAGAACATTTATAGACGCACTTCTCTGGGTCCCTTTTCTTCTCACAAGCGTCGCAATAATACTCGCCTGAATCATCCTCAACAAACTTGTCCTCAAGTTGTAGAACGTGCTTGTGGTTGTCAGATTCGATTAAACAAGGTAATGGACCACATAATAAATGTAGATTGTAATCACACCTCACACAACGAAAAAGTCCCTGCTCGTTTTCAgtttccatttccatttccTTGCTGGAACAAGGCAATATTCCTCTATGACAGGACCTGCACGTAACTTTCTCGTGTATATTCTCGAAGAAGCCAAGATAATGACGGTGGTCACCATATTTTATGATGGGCTTGAGATTCATGCAGCCAATGTGGAGGGAAAATGGAGGGCATGTGTTGCAGTCATAACTGAAGCCTGAACTTGATTTGCGACAGGCTGCACACGTAAATCTGCTTTTCTTGATCAGCTTCATAGAGTGTTCATGATGGGAAGGTCTCAGGATACTCTGCCGCAATTCAATACATGATTTGTGGACAATGAACACCTCACACTTGGTGCATTTATAGGCAGGATCATTGTGAGGATTGTTGCAAGGATTGTCGCACACGGAGCATGAGTGAAATTTAGTTTCTTCTTTAATACTACACAGCTGCAGCGGGTGCCCATGGCCAGCAGGAAAAAAATTGGTCTGTGCACCTTTGGGGGTCTCAGAGGGCATTAAAGCGCATTCAACATCAAAGGCGCAATTACAGAGTTTACAATGGTATAATACAGACCCCCGGCATACCCAGTGACAGGCATCGCACTTTTTCCCTTGCCCATCCTTTAAGGCACGTTTAGCTTCCAAGGTGAGTTTACCGTCACACTTACGAAAATCATGACGAAAATGTCTGACATTCTGCGGTAGTTCAGTGCATGAAATATGGACCCACCGATTGCAGCGGTCACAACTATATACCTCCCCAAAGTCCGAGCGTGATCGATAGCAAGCTAAACACTGACCTTCGAACTCCTTTTTAGTGCGTCTCAAGGGATGTCCGTGACAAAGATGGTGAATATATTCACCATGATTTAATTTTTCAGCCATCATAGCACATGCCACATCCAAATGGAACTTGCATTCCTTGCAAGAGAAGGTGAAGCCATGAAAGTTCTCTTTACATGCGCTGCAGAAAACCTTTGAATGACTGCTCTGGAGGTTGAGTTTGTGGCCTGGATGAAAGAAGTGTGCATACTCTTGAGGCAATTCAGCGCAACCCTTGTGGAGAAAAAAGCCGCAATCCTTGCAGTCGCAGGCATATGTCAGACCGGTACATTTTTTCTTGCATGCACTGCAAACAACTTTATACCCTTTCCTCTTCATGCTTCCTGTCAACTCATGGTGATGtgcaaaatttctgattttcaATCCTTCGACTTTCTTCATCATGTCGGCGCTGATCGAAGGAATTCCCACACATTTCATATCCAGGTTGAAATCACATTGATAACAGCAGTATGTGAATCCCTGAATTCTTTCTCCACAAAAATCACAGTAATTATATGATGCAACTTGGAGTTTCAAGGGATGACTTCCGTGATAGGGGTGTCTCCTCTCTAATGGTAACTTGGCACATGATTCATGGAGAAAATAGTTGCAATCCTCACAGCCATATATCTGGCTTGAGTTTGAGAATGATCGGTTGCAAGCTAAACACTTACAGTTCAATTCCATTTTAGTTAGCTTCAAAGAATGTCCATGACtgaaattatgtattttttcaGTAATCAAAGCACAGGCAACATCCAAATGGAACGTGCATTCCCTGCACGAGAAGGTGAAGCCACGGCACTTCTTTTCACAGGCACTACAGCAAACCACTGAATCAATGTGCTGGAGGGTGAGCTCATGGAGCGGATGAAAGAAATGTCGACACTTTGCGCAACCTTCATCTAGAATAAATCCACAACCCTCACAGGCGTATACGAGACCACAGCATGGTTTCTCGCATGCACTGCAAACAACTCCTTCCTCTTCCCTCTTTGCGCACCTTGTCAACACGTGGTCATGAccagaaattttcattttcatgtctTCGACTTGCTTTGCCATTCCAGGTCCGATGGAAAGCATCTGAGCACATCCAATGTCCAGATTAAAATCACATTGTTCACAGCGGTACGTGAAGCCCTTAATTCCTTCTTTGCAAATATCACAGTTGCTGTATAAGGCAACCTGGAGATTCAATGGATGTTCTTTGTGATCGAGGTGTTTCATCTCTTGTGGTAACTTTGTACATGATTCATGGAGAAAATACCCACATTCCTCACAGCTATAGATCTGACATGAGCTACAATCGTCACCACAAGCTGCACACGTGACTACATCATCTTGCCTCTCCTCTCCGAGGGTCAGCGGGTGCTTGTGGCTAAAATGATCTATCTCCTGTCTCTGAACTCCGGTTTCCAAGGTGGGAGGCAATTGGAGCGAACATTCTAAATCCAGGTCAAATCCACAAATCTCACAGTGGTACACAAAGCCACGAACCCTTTTCCAGCAGAGATTACACCACGCTGTTCCGTCGTACACACTACTACTAGTGCGCAGCTTCAGATCATGCTCCTTGTGCCGCCAGTGTCGGAGCTCCCTCTTCAACTCTGCACATGACTTATGGAGGAAGAATTCGCACAAGCTGCAAGTGTACGTGTTGCTCGAGCAGCGCTTATCGCAAGCTTGGCACCAAGCTTCCTCGTCATGAGCGATCACCTCCTCCAATACCAAGGGATGGTCATGGCTGAAGTGCTGAAATTGGTCCTTGACTCTAGAATTGCTGGATTTTAGAGCGCAGTCAATGTCGAGATCAAAGTCACACTGCTCACACCGAAATGTGAAACCATGGCATCTTTTGTCACAGGCATGACAGTAGACGCTTCCGATGTAATATGCTGTTGGCCCGAGGGTCAAAGGGTGGACAGGATGCAAGGGATGTGCAGGGAACTCTGTCTGCAACTTAGCGCATTCCTCATGGAGAAAAAATCGGCACAGGTTGCAGCTGTAGTATTGATTCAAGCAGCACTTCATGCACGCAAAGCATTTAACTTCTTCATCATAAGCCCTGATCGTGCATTTTGTCAACCAGTGTGGGTGGCTGAAATGTTCAATCCTCTCCATCTTCAAATTAGCCTAATATTAAGAAGAATGTAATCTCAGTCAGTTCATTCCAAatatttaaaagaacttctgccaatgaagaacaatgctggGCTTTTTCGGTTTCAGAACCTCACAGTTCCTCTCTTAACTCCAGCATTGAGAACGTGAGGCAGTCCCGGTTCATCAGTGTGCATGGAACTCAAGTGCAAAAAGCAACTCCATCACCACAAACAATGAACTATGAAAGAAAACTGTGCTTCACCATGAAAACTGTTGTGGAACAATACTAAAAGATGGACATCCGGACTCCTGGAGTGTTAAAACTTGGTATGgaggacatttaagtgtcaaaaattagaaaaataacaCTTAAATAGCAAAATTGGAGCgaaatgaattaatttagtgtcaaaacttggtatggaggacatttaagtgtcaaaaattagaaaaatgacacttaagtagcAAAATTGGAGCGAAATGGATTAATTTAGTGTCAACAGCGAGaacatccggccaaaatgccgacatGGTGTTTTTTTGGTGAGACGAGTGCAAAATAACGTTGTTTTGCATGCCGACATAGCTAGATAAGTGTAAACATGGCATTGTTTTGCTGACGTGgctagataattaatataaatattaattaaattaaatttaaaactaaatttatttatttttgaaaaaaagagaggaagaagatgaagattgcaAGCGGTTGAGGGCTCAACTCTTGCCCCTCTATCGCTGCCTCCCTACCGTCGCCAAGAAGGGCCAACGACGATGGGGGGAGGGTCAATCGGGGTTGCCGAGTCttggccggggccggcgaccctagTTGATCGACGGTGAGGGCCTATAAGCCCTCGCCCAGCCGAGCCAAGGGCCACCACCCCTTAGGGCtgtgaccctcgccctagatctaggcaagggctcaTAGTCCCTTGTTGTTGGTTGGCTGGGGTCACTAGCGACAATGGGGAGGTGGTGGCGAGGGTTCGGCCCTCACAATTCTAcgacttttttgttttaatttaatctaatttaattgatatttatattgaaatttaaatctgtgtcaaaataacgtcgttttgGCTTCTTTGTTGAGTTAGCTCTCCGAAGAGCTACCTAGGTGagtaatattaataaaaaaattaccatgtAAGATTTCCGGTAGAGTTTGCCAAACTTGACACTCGGGtgtcccattttttttaaaaaaaaatgacatttaaggaTCACTTTCTTAAtctttggcacttaagtatcccttattccaagttttggtacttgagatgttcttttatttcaaaagatgcaTAAATTGAAGCACAAATAACAAGGGATGAAAGCAAAATTAAAACCACACAAGATACAACATATGCATGGAAAcccaaaataggaaaaaatcaCGAGAAGGAAAAGGGATTTCACTATTTTCTTCAACAACAAGTACAATAGCACAATTCAAAATGGTCAAGAAACTCTAAAACATATTTGCATGGTCCAAAATGCCTTCTTCACCAATTTGAAAGTTAAAACTCAACAAATTTTTGCATTGACTTCAAATCTTTAGAAGAGCATTATGCCTAAAGACCTCTTGCCTTCCACACAAGGCCACTTCTAAAATGGCGGAATTGACGACACACACCTTTAAGGCTACGTGAACGTACTTGGTGTAGAAAAGAAGGGATGAAACACATCAACTTTGCCTTGGCAACTCAAATCGTGGAAGGCCAATTAAGTTCAAGCAATTGGTGTGGTTAACATATCCGTCGGGTTATCTGCTATTGGTTCTTTCTTCATCGTGACCGTACCCTTGGCAATTTCATCAAGCACAAAGTGATATCGGATATTgatatgttttcttctcttgtgaTACGTTGTGTTATTGGTCATTTGGGTCGCTTTTTAGTTATTGCAAAATGTAACAAAGCCTCATTCCTATTTCACACCAAGTTCTGTAACCAAACACTTCTTCGGTTACTGCCGTGTACTCTACTTTAGTGGTAGACAATGGAGCAATGTCCTATAAGATTGTTTTCTAACTAACAGCAGAACCACCAAGTGTAAAACATAACTCAGTAAAGACCTTTCATTAAGATTGCCTGTATAGTCATAATTAATGAAGTCAACAACCAAATATCCTATATCACAACCCCTGTGAGAGACCAAACTTGCATTTGAGGTACCTCGGATGTCCCGAAGAATTCATTCCATCGCTTGCCATGAGCTTTACTTGGATGTGCCATATGCCTACTCACAATACTAACTGCTTAAGACTGGGCAAGTGCAAATTATATCATACATAAGATTATCCATAACATTATAATATGAAACCTGAGGCatctcattttcatcttctttggttttaggCGGCAAAGAAGCAGAAAGTCTAAAATGGGATGCCAAAAGAGTACTTAGTGGTTTGACATTCTTCAAAATGCTTAAGCACTTTCTCAATAAAGCTCTTTTGTGAATGGTTTAACTTCTTAACCCGTTTGTCTTTATGAATTTTCATACCTAAAATCTTCTTGGCAACTCTAAGATCATTCATCTGAAACTTCTTGCGAATACACCTCTCCAACCATTGTATATCTAATATGTGCTTCGCTGCAATGAGCATGTCATTCACATATAACAACAAATAAACACAAGAACCATCATGTAATCTCTTATCACACACACAATTGTCATGTGCACTCCACAAGTGGCCACAACTCAACATAAAGCCATCAACCTTTTGTACCATTGCCTTGGAGATTACTTGAGACCATAAAAAGAGAGTTTCAACCTACGGACGTGATCTTCCTTAGCCAAGGTTTGAGGTAGCTCAACTTCTTTTGCATCATCTTTGATCGAATCTAAGTCGTGTTGCTCACTATCACTTTCTAGCTAAATAGAAACATCTTCAAATGTCCTCCATGGATTCTCCACATGAAACTCAACTTCTTTCCCAACATTCTTCTCTTGAATACTTGTAGAATCAACAACAACCTTTCTTTGATCAAGTAtggaatttttcattaaaagtaACATCCTTATTGATTATAAACTTTGGTGATTGTAGGTTAGAACATCACAACTCATATTCTTAATCTCATCTGCACAACCAACAAAATACATTTCTTGGTCCTAAGTTCAAGCTTACCATCTTTTACATAATAATAAGTAGAcatccaaatattttcaaaccagAACAATATGAAGGTTCATCTGACCATACCTCATTTGGAGTCTTGCATTCACTTGTGGTCAAAGAACGATTCATCAAATAACATGCCGTGTTCACGACTTTAGCCTAGATATATTTTCCAAGTCCAACATTAGAGAACATATACTTAGCTCTCTCCAGAAGTGTTTGATTTATGTGCTTCGCCACCCCATTCTGTTGAAGTTTGTGCTTGCTATTTGATGTCAAACAGTCCTTGAATCTTCACAATATTCGTTGAAATCACTTCCATGAAAGTCAAGACCATTGTCTGTTTTGAGACATTTTATCTTCATCCTGATTTGATTTTCAATGAACATCTTCAACTTCTTGAACGTATAAAAAACGTCACTCTTACACTTCAAGAAATAAACCTAGACTTTCTTAGAAAAGTCATTAATAAATGTAAGAAGATAAACTGCACCACTCTTAAATGTAACCTACGTAGATCCCTACAAATCGAAGTGAATGTCGTTAATTGTGCCCTTCATCAAGTGCACCCCAATGTTGAAACAAACTTTGTGCTACTTCTTGAAAACACAATACTCGCAAAGGTCAAGTGAAACCATATGCTTTTCACAAAGAAAACCACATTTACTCAAGGTATTCATTCCTCTTTTGCTCATATGACTCAACTGCATATCTTAGAATCTAAAGAGGATGATATATTTG
Protein-coding regions in this window:
- the LOC104445957 gene encoding uncharacterized protein LOC104445957 — encoded protein: MERIEHFSHPHWLTKCTIRAYDEEVKCFACMKCCLNQYYSCNLCRFFLHEECAKLQTEFPAHPLHPVHPLTLGPTAYYIGSVYCHACDKRCHGFTFRCEQCDFDLDIDCALKSSNSRVKDQFQHFSHDHPLVLEEVIAHDEEAWCQACDKRCSSNTYTCSLCEFFLHKSCAELKRELRHWRHKEHDLKLRTSSSVYDGTAWCNLCWKRVRGFVYHCEICGFDLDLECSLQLPPTLETGVQRQEIDHFSHKHPLTLGEERQDDVVTCAACGDDCSSCQIYSCEECGYFLHESCTKLPQEMKHLDHKEHPLNLQVALYSNCDICKEGIKGFTYRCEQCDFNLDIGCAQMLSIGPGMAKQVEDMKMKISGHDHVLTRCAKREEEGVVCSACEKPCCGLVYACEGCGFILDEGCAKCRHFFHPLHELTLQHIDSVVCCSACEKKCRGFTFSCRECTFHLDVACALITEKIHNFSHGHSLKLTKMELNCKCLACNRSFSNSSQIYGCEDCNYFLHESCAKLPLERRHPYHGSHPLKLQVASYNYCDFCGERIQGFTYCCYQCDFNLDMKCVGIPSISADMMKKVEGLKIRNFAHHHELTGSMKRKGYKVVCSACKKKCTGLTYACDCKDCGFFLHKGCAELPQEYAHFFHPGHKLNLQSSHSKVFCSACKENFHGFTFSCKECKFHLDVACAMMAEKLNHGEYIHHLCHGHPLRRTKKEFEGQCLACYRSRSDFGEVYSCDRCNRWVHISCTELPQNVRHFRHDFRKCDGKLTLEAKRALKDGQGKKCDACHWVCRGSVLYHCKLCNCAFDVECALMPSETPKGAQTNFFPAGHGHPLQLCSIKEETKFHSCSVCDNPCNNPHNDPAYKCTKCEVFIVHKSCIELRQSILRPSHHEHSMKLIKKSRFTCAACRKSSSGFSYDCNTCPPFSLHIGCMNLKPIIKYGDHRHYLGFFENIHEKVTCRSCHRGILPCSSKEMEMETENEQGLFRCVRCDYNLHLLCGPLPCLIESDNHKHVLQLEDKFVEDDSGEYYCDACEKKRDPEKCVYKCSQKNCPYVAHFECMKPEVLRLLKGEQKEVELRTLGNKRIYCKVMIEVQDPTEMALKNEEQASDESREQDIWTLENLLDAFIQDEQAKLPGTFQILKKEMIMTGHASFWGRLECTGSIASVSPYSQQTFTQFMDWREPGKENLDFSTIFFEKEELVKVDRYTVIRSLAPILKQLLEKRRDISTESELNLESKSLIFNLLCGAIRSMSTTQVNELSETLLHDWWNQVMMAKHAGFEIQFALDHLHEIVQAYFALRAEEIQNHRLKELEDQIGGCQISLKEVTRISRQYKESAEASLRQELLGKVKALEGKTVGSGLL